From the Entomomonas sp. E2T0 genome, one window contains:
- a CDS encoding autotransporter outer membrane beta-barrel domain-containing protein, which produces MKYSKAVLYSHMCFTLGFGSSAVLADSASCTYNVVTDTNTCSGQYAVWDGSRLQYTNVVINNTGFNFGTSPDVKGVGIYASSQMTANNLTVTSSGFLATDAIRTQGNGGLTVNGKLIVKANGISGDAINVTITSNSTVNTGDNSEIYSKAGVAVRANLSRSGNNLINVGNNAIIQTEGKGANSSAGTGYAVYAGNRDRETEGNPSGTAKVTIGSNSQISTKGNNAYAVYANKTGHIQLGNTIIQTTGTNAHGIVAMDGSVTNTNNNNVVNYAGGKVDLLSDTSIIVDPTKNSLSIYASGTDSVISSYNTDTSTQTSGKFYVIGDMKVDREGKIDLRMTDNSYFEGNTSITDTGSVLNLNIAGANSTWQMSKSSQVTDLSLSNYANVILGDQATAVDSTNKVVLTVDNLSGNGHFQMRTNVIGTGSGVNNIGDLLKVTGTSAGNHLITVTDYYNGSATVDSTERLKLVETTDGNAKFTLNHVGQYVDIGAYKYYLNPGDVSYAEDTNHWHLSATARGPSSLTNTADHSVNVLNINYLLNYAETQTLLHRMGELRQSRDNDWDFWIRGFAGRMSSFSGKLSGFDMDYHGFQAGLDRRFDVDGNDLYAGIMVGTAKAKADYDIGHGDTKSYHVGFYGTYKTQNDFYIDAIAKYTVMKNDFNTETGGGYQVNGDGKTKGYTLGIETGKRFYFNGKVKSGWYLEPQAQLTYSHQDSAKIHSSNGLKTKLDDFDSVLGRASAIVGYSINRGKTPIDVYFKTGYVKEFDGKTGYSFNGVAATHDTYKFDGSWWDNGVGINAKINKQHNVYAEIDYAKGNKFDNKSIKVGYRLEF; this is translated from the coding sequence ATGAAGTACTCAAAAGCAGTTTTATATTCTCACATGTGTTTTACACTTGGCTTTGGCAGTTCAGCGGTTCTGGCGGATAGTGCTAGTTGTACATATAATGTTGTAACTGATACTAATACTTGTAGTGGCCAATATGCTGTATGGGATGGTTCTCGTTTGCAGTATACAAACGTTGTTATTAATAATACAGGCTTTAATTTCGGGACTTCACCTGATGTCAAAGGTGTAGGTATTTATGCCTCATCACAAATGACAGCTAATAACTTGACCGTAACTAGTAGTGGTTTCCTTGCTACTGATGCTATTAGAACGCAAGGTAATGGCGGCTTAACAGTCAATGGTAAGTTAATTGTAAAAGCTAATGGTATATCAGGTGATGCAATCAACGTAACTATTACCAGTAACTCAACAGTTAATACAGGTGACAACAGCGAGATTTATTCTAAAGCTGGCGTAGCCGTTCGTGCTAATTTATCTAGATCAGGAAACAATTTAATAAATGTAGGCAATAATGCTATTATTCAAACAGAAGGCAAGGGTGCTAATAGTTCAGCAGGAACAGGTTATGCTGTTTATGCAGGAAATCGAGATCGTGAAACAGAAGGAAATCCATCAGGAACGGCTAAAGTAACTATTGGTAGTAATAGCCAAATATCTACTAAAGGTAATAATGCCTATGCTGTTTATGCTAATAAAACAGGCCATATACAATTAGGTAACACTATTATTCAAACAACAGGAACAAATGCTCATGGCATTGTAGCTATGGATGGTTCTGTTACAAATACTAATAATAACAATGTTGTAAATTATGCAGGTGGCAAGGTTGACTTATTGAGTGATACTTCCATTATAGTAGATCCTACTAAAAATAGTCTTTCTATCTATGCGAGTGGAACAGATTCTGTTATTTCCTCCTATAATACAGATACTAGTACACAAACTTCTGGTAAGTTTTATGTAATTGGTGATATGAAAGTTGATAGAGAAGGTAAGATCGACTTGCGTATGACAGATAACTCTTACTTTGAGGGTAATACTTCAATTACTGATACAGGTAGTGTATTAAACCTTAATATAGCTGGTGCTAATAGTACTTGGCAGATGAGTAAAAGCTCACAAGTAACAGACTTATCATTAAGTAACTATGCTAATGTTATCTTAGGTGATCAAGCTACAGCAGTCGATTCTACTAATAAGGTAGTATTAACCGTAGATAATTTAAGTGGTAATGGTCATTTTCAAATGCGCACCAATGTTATTGGTACGGGTTCAGGCGTTAATAATATTGGTGATTTATTAAAGGTTACAGGCACTTCTGCAGGTAATCACCTTATTACAGTTACTGACTATTATAATGGGTCCGCTACCGTAGATAGTACTGAACGTTTAAAATTGGTTGAAACAACAGATGGTAATGCTAAATTTACCTTAAACCATGTAGGCCAGTATGTAGATATAGGTGCTTATAAGTACTATCTAAATCCTGGGGATGTGAGCTATGCTGAAGACACTAATCACTGGCATTTGAGTGCTACAGCTAGAGGGCCAAGCTCATTAACCAATACAGCAGATCATTCAGTTAATGTTTTAAATATTAATTACTTATTGAATTATGCGGAAACGCAAACATTATTGCACCGTATGGGAGAGTTGCGTCAATCTCGAGACAATGATTGGGATTTTTGGATAAGAGGTTTTGCTGGCCGTATGAGCTCATTTAGTGGCAAACTCTCTGGTTTTGATATGGATTATCATGGTTTTCAAGCAGGTTTAGATAGACGTTTTGATGTAGATGGCAATGATCTTTATGCGGGTATTATGGTGGGTACTGCTAAGGCAAAGGCTGATTATGATATAGGTCATGGCGACACTAAAAGTTATCATGTGGGATTTTATGGTACTTATAAAACCCAAAATGATTTTTATATAGATGCCATTGCTAAGTATACCGTGATGAAAAATGACTTTAATACTGAAACTGGCGGTGGTTATCAAGTCAATGGAGATGGTAAAACCAAAGGTTATACCTTAGGCATTGAAACAGGTAAACGTTTTTACTTTAACGGTAAAGTTAAGTCTGGTTGGTATCTTGAGCCACAAGCCCAATTAACCTACTCCCATCAAGATAGTGCCAAAATTCATTCTAGTAATGGCTTAAAAACCAAATTAGATGATTTTGATTCTGTGTTAGGAAGAGCCAGTGCCATTGTTGGCTACAGTATTAATCGAGGTAAAACGCCCATTGATGTTTACTTCAAAACTGGTTATGTAAAAGAGTTTGATGGTAAAACTGGTTATTCATTTAATGGTGTTGCCGCTACTCACGATACCTATAAGTTTGATGGTAGTTGGTGGGATAATGGTGTGGGTATTAATGCTAAAATTAATAAACAGCACAATGTTTATGCAGAAATTGACTATGCCAAAGGTAATAAATTTGATAATAAAAGTATTAAGGTTGGTTATCGTTTAGAGTTTTAA